In Streptomyces alboniger, the following are encoded in one genomic region:
- the hutU gene encoding urocanate hydratase — translation MSGPRPVRAPRGTELSALGWQQEAALRMLQNNLDPEVAEHPDKLVVYGGTGKAARDWRSFDAMVRTLKTLKQDETMLVQSGRPVGVMQTHEWAPRVLIANSNLVGDWANWEEFRRLEQLGLTMYGQMTAGSWIYIGTQGILQGTYETFAAVAAKKFGGTLAGTITLTAGLGGMGGAQPLAVTMNDGVAICIDCDPRAIERRIEHKYLDVKADSLEHALQLAVEARDARRPLSIGLLGNAADLLPRMLAESAPIDIVTDQTSAHDPLAYLPTGVDFDEMQSYATKDPAGFTTRARESMAKHVEAMVGFMDAGAEVFDYGNSIRGEAQLAGYDRAFAFPGFVPAYIRPLFCEGKGPFRWAALSGEASDIHKTDKAILDLFPENESLHRWIRMAGERVHFQGLPARICWLGYGERDKAGERFNDMVASGELQAPLAIGRDHLDCGSVASPYRETESMLDGSDAIADWPLLNAMVNVASGASWVSLHHGGGVGMGRSIHAGQVSVADGTKLGGEKIRRVLTNDPGMGVIRHVDAGYDSAESVADEKGVRVPMREGDGA, via the coding sequence ATGTCCGGACCCCGCCCCGTACGGGCACCGCGCGGCACGGAACTCAGCGCCCTCGGATGGCAGCAGGAAGCCGCCCTCCGGATGCTCCAGAACAACCTGGACCCCGAGGTCGCCGAGCACCCCGACAAGCTCGTCGTCTACGGCGGCACGGGCAAGGCGGCCCGCGACTGGCGCTCCTTCGACGCCATGGTGCGCACGCTGAAGACCCTGAAGCAGGACGAGACGATGCTCGTCCAGTCCGGCCGCCCCGTCGGCGTGATGCAGACGCACGAGTGGGCGCCGCGCGTCCTGATCGCCAACTCCAACCTCGTCGGCGACTGGGCGAACTGGGAGGAGTTCCGCCGCCTGGAGCAGCTCGGCCTCACCATGTACGGCCAGATGACGGCCGGTTCGTGGATCTACATCGGCACGCAGGGCATCCTCCAGGGCACGTACGAGACGTTCGCCGCCGTCGCCGCCAAGAAGTTCGGCGGCACGCTCGCCGGGACGATCACCCTCACGGCGGGACTCGGCGGCATGGGCGGCGCCCAGCCTCTCGCCGTGACGATGAACGACGGCGTCGCGATCTGCATCGACTGCGACCCGCGCGCGATCGAGCGCCGCATCGAGCACAAGTACCTCGACGTGAAGGCCGACTCCCTGGAGCACGCCCTCCAGCTCGCGGTCGAGGCCCGCGACGCCCGTCGTCCCCTCTCCATCGGCCTCCTCGGCAACGCCGCGGACCTCCTGCCGCGCATGCTCGCCGAGTCCGCCCCCATCGACATCGTCACGGACCAGACGTCCGCCCACGACCCGCTCGCGTACCTGCCGACCGGTGTCGACTTCGACGAGATGCAGTCGTACGCGACGAAGGACCCGGCGGGCTTCACGACCCGCGCGCGCGAGTCGATGGCCAAGCACGTCGAGGCCATGGTCGGCTTCATGGACGCGGGCGCCGAGGTCTTCGACTACGGCAACTCGATCCGCGGCGAGGCCCAGCTCGCGGGCTACGACCGCGCCTTCGCCTTCCCCGGCTTCGTCCCCGCCTACATCCGCCCGCTCTTCTGCGAGGGCAAGGGCCCCTTCCGCTGGGCGGCCCTGTCGGGCGAGGCCTCCGACATCCACAAGACCGACAAGGCGATCCTCGACCTCTTCCCCGAGAACGAATCGCTGCACCGCTGGATCAGGATGGCGGGCGAGCGCGTCCACTTCCAGGGCCTGCCCGCCCGCATCTGCTGGCTCGGCTACGGTGAGCGGGACAAGGCGGGCGAGCGCTTCAACGACATGGTCGCCTCCGGCGAACTCCAGGCCCCCCTCGCCATCGGCCGCGACCACCTGGACTGCGGCTCGGTCGCCTCCCCGTACCGCGAGACGGAGTCCATGCTCGACGGCTCCGACGCGATCGCCGACTGGCCGCTCCTGAACGCCATGGTGAACGTGGCATCGGGCGCCAGCTGGGTCTCCCTGCACCACGGCGGCGGCGTCGGCATGGGCCGCTCCATCCACGCGGGGCAGGTCTCGGTGGCCGACGGCACGAAGCTGGGCGGCGAGAAGATCCGCCGCGTCCTCACCAACGACCCCGGGATGGGGGTCATCCGGCACGTGGACGCCGGGTACGACAGCGCGGAGTCCGTGGCGGACGAGAAGGGTGTGCGGGTTCCGATGCGGGAGGGTGACGGCGCGTGA
- a CDS encoding diaminopimelate decarboxylase, protein MAHDEDDQQTDQDDQRTQVLPTGAAAPAARRDQAVRAAVEQGVVGPAAPLAGLLDIAGIRASAAALRDAFETVTPPGTPVLHAFAVKATPLVPVLRLLRSSGIGAEVASPGELALARAAGVTPADTVLDSPAKTPAELRQALALGIAVNADNPQELARIDSLVGSAPTGSPVGLRVNPQIGGGAIGALSTATPTSKFGIPLRDEGAREWVIGACLDRPWLTRLHAHSGSQGMPLEMMVRGVGATYELAEEINERAGRRQIDTIDIGGGLPVNFGSDEESPTHAQYARRLKARLPGLLDGRYGLVTEFGRSLLAKHGTLLARVEYAKKAGGRPIAVTHAGVQVATRTVYAPLSWPLRIAAYDAKGRPKSGPAVGQDIAGPACFAGDLLAENRPLPLLEQGDYVAALDTGAYYFAAHYSYNSLARPGIYGFTTHADEVRFAAAREPQTVDEIVAEAGGGAERDALRYL, encoded by the coding sequence ATGGCCCACGACGAGGACGACCAGCAGACGGACCAGGACGACCAGCGGACACAGGTACTCCCGACAGGCGCCGCAGCCCCCGCCGCCCGCCGCGACCAGGCCGTCCGAGCCGCCGTCGAACAGGGAGTCGTCGGTCCCGCCGCCCCCCTCGCGGGCCTCCTCGACATCGCCGGCATCCGCGCGAGCGCCGCGGCCCTGCGGGACGCCTTCGAGACGGTCACCCCGCCCGGCACCCCCGTCCTGCACGCCTTCGCCGTGAAGGCCACCCCACTCGTCCCGGTCCTGCGGCTGCTGCGCTCCTCGGGCATCGGCGCCGAGGTGGCGAGCCCCGGCGAGCTGGCCCTGGCGCGGGCCGCCGGTGTCACGCCCGCCGACACGGTCCTCGACTCCCCCGCCAAGACACCCGCCGAACTGCGCCAGGCCCTCGCGCTCGGCATCGCCGTCAACGCCGACAACCCGCAGGAGCTGGCCCGCATCGACTCCCTGGTCGGGTCGGCGCCGACCGGCTCACCCGTCGGACTGCGCGTGAACCCGCAGATCGGCGGCGGCGCGATCGGCGCCCTCTCGACGGCGACGCCCACCTCCAAGTTCGGCATCCCGCTGCGCGACGAGGGCGCCAGGGAGTGGGTGATCGGGGCATGCCTCGACCGGCCGTGGCTGACCCGTCTGCACGCGCACTCGGGGTCGCAGGGCATGCCGCTGGAGATGATGGTGCGCGGGGTCGGAGCGACGTACGAACTGGCCGAGGAGATCAACGAACGCGCCGGGCGGCGTCAGATCGACACGATCGACATCGGCGGCGGTCTGCCCGTCAACTTCGGCTCGGACGAGGAGAGCCCGACCCACGCGCAGTACGCGCGGCGCCTGAAGGCGCGGTTGCCGGGGCTGCTCGACGGGCGGTACGGCCTGGTGACCGAGTTCGGCCGCTCGCTGCTCGCCAAGCACGGCACGCTCCTCGCCCGCGTCGAGTACGCGAAGAAGGCGGGCGGCAGGCCCATCGCGGTGACGCACGCGGGCGTCCAGGTGGCGACGCGGACGGTGTACGCGCCGCTGTCGTGGCCGCTGCGGATCGCCGCGTACGACGCGAAGGGGCGGCCCAAGAGCGGGCCCGCCGTCGGCCAGGACATCGCGGGCCCGGCCTGCTTCGCGGGCGACCTGCTCGCCGAGAACCGGCCGCTGCCGCTGCTCGAACAGGGCGACTACGTGGCCGCGTTGGACACGGGCGCCTACTACTTCGCGGCCCACTACTCGTACAACAGCCTCGCAAGGCCCGGTATCTACGGCTTCACGACCCACGCCGACGAGGTGCGGTTCGCCGCCGCGCGGGAGCCGCAGACGGTCGACGAGATCGTGGCGGAGGCGGGCGGGGGCGCCGAGCGGGACGCGCTGCGGTATCTGTAG
- a CDS encoding APC family permease, whose product MTTSGTPTAAPQPAEEPTLHRAIGPKLLILFVIGDILGTGIYATTGKVAGKVGGALWLPFAIGFVVAILTAASYVELVGKYPKAAGAALYTQKAFKTPFLTFIIAFMVMCSGLSSASAAARAFSGDYLAELTGDALPPTLIAITFIVLLAALNMRGVSESVKTNVVLTLVELTGLAIILGIGAYAVLSGDGSPSRLTEFEAGGGTAYALMTGVLGATALGFFAFVGFEDSVNMAEETKDPVRTFPRAIFIGVAVTGTIYVLVALVSSLLVDSGTLAGSSGPLLEVVKAGGVDFPHKLFALIALFAVTNSALINIMMASRLCYGMANERILPRAMGRVLSRRRTPVVGIVFVSVLAIGLVSTGEIEGLGDTTAFLLLCVFAVVNVAVLVLRKDRVDHAHFRTPTVLPVLGAITALILASPLADRPAEVYIRAGVLIAIGVVLWVVNKAVMRGRDEE is encoded by the coding sequence GTGACGACATCCGGCACGCCCACCGCCGCACCACAGCCGGCGGAGGAACCCACGCTGCACCGGGCCATCGGCCCCAAGCTGCTGATCCTCTTCGTGATCGGCGACATCCTCGGCACGGGCATCTACGCCACCACCGGCAAGGTCGCGGGAAAGGTCGGCGGCGCGCTCTGGCTGCCGTTCGCGATCGGGTTCGTCGTGGCGATCCTGACGGCGGCCTCGTACGTCGAACTGGTCGGGAAGTACCCGAAGGCCGCCGGGGCCGCGCTCTACACCCAGAAGGCGTTCAAGACGCCGTTCCTCACCTTCATCATCGCCTTCATGGTGATGTGCTCGGGGCTCTCGTCCGCGAGCGCCGCGGCCCGCGCCTTCAGCGGTGACTACCTCGCCGAGCTGACGGGCGACGCGCTGCCGCCGACGCTGATCGCGATCACGTTCATCGTGCTGCTGGCGGCGCTGAACATGCGGGGCGTCTCCGAGTCCGTGAAGACCAACGTGGTCCTGACCCTCGTCGAACTGACCGGCCTCGCGATCATCCTGGGGATCGGCGCGTACGCCGTACTGTCCGGGGACGGCTCACCCTCGCGCCTCACCGAGTTCGAGGCCGGGGGCGGCACCGCGTACGCCCTGATGACCGGGGTGCTCGGCGCGACCGCGCTCGGCTTCTTCGCCTTCGTCGGCTTCGAGGACTCGGTGAACATGGCCGAGGAGACCAAGGACCCGGTGCGCACCTTCCCCCGCGCGATCTTCATCGGGGTCGCGGTGACGGGCACGATCTACGTCCTGGTGGCGCTGGTCTCCTCGCTCCTGGTCGACTCCGGCACGCTGGCCGGTTCGAGCGGCCCCCTGCTGGAGGTCGTGAAGGCGGGCGGCGTCGACTTCCCGCACAAACTCTTCGCGCTGATCGCCCTGTTCGCGGTCACCAACTCGGCACTGATCAACATCATGATGGCCTCCCGCCTCTGTTACGGCATGGCCAACGAACGCATCCTGCCGCGCGCCATGGGCCGCGTACTCTCCAGGCGCCGCACCCCGGTCGTCGGCATCGTCTTCGTCTCCGTGCTGGCGATCGGCCTGGTCTCGACGGGCGAGATCGAGGGGCTCGGCGACACGACGGCGTTCCTGCTGCTGTGCGTGTTCGCGGTGGTCAACGTGGCGGTGCTCGTCCTGCGCAAGGACCGCGTCGACCACGCGCACTTCCGTACCCCCACCGTCCTGCCGGTCCTCGGCGCGATCACGGCCCTGATCCTCGCGAGCCCGCTGGCGGACCGCCCGGCGGAGGTCTACATCCGTGCGGGCGTCCTGATCGCGATCGGGGTCGTGCTGTGGGTGGTCAACAAGGCGGTGATGAGGGGACGGGACGAGGAGTGA
- a CDS encoding dienelactone hydrolase family protein, which translates to MTHTTHVTATTAITTRTVEYPADGLTMVGHLALPAGTDRRPAVLIGPEGPGLNDFQRRRADALAELGYVALAFDINGGRWFTDPQEMLAHTTPLLADPDRMRGIGHAALDVLLAEPRTDPDRIAGIGYGTGGAIVLELGRAGVDLRAIGTVNALLTGRPGEAARIRCPVWAGVGSEDPIMPPAQRDAFAAEMQAAGVDWRLVVYGGALHAFHHPRIDHEQTVLPGIGPHPLHAQRAWQDIVGLLAECVPVT; encoded by the coding sequence ATGACTCATACGACGCATGTGACGGCGACGACGGCGATCACGACGCGCACGGTCGAGTACCCGGCCGACGGCCTGACGATGGTCGGGCACCTCGCGCTCCCGGCCGGTACCGACCGCAGGCCCGCGGTCCTGATCGGGCCCGAGGGCCCGGGCCTGAACGACTTCCAGCGTCGCCGGGCCGACGCTCTCGCCGAACTGGGTTACGTGGCACTGGCCTTCGACATCAACGGCGGGCGCTGGTTCACCGACCCCCAGGAGATGCTGGCCCACACGACCCCGCTGCTCGCCGACCCCGACCGGATGCGGGGCATCGGCCACGCGGCGCTCGACGTGCTGCTCGCGGAACCGCGTACCGACCCCGACAGGATCGCCGGCATCGGCTACGGCACCGGGGGCGCGATCGTGCTGGAACTCGGGCGTGCCGGCGTCGACCTGCGCGCGATCGGGACGGTCAACGCGCTCCTCACGGGCCGGCCGGGCGAGGCGGCGCGCATTCGCTGCCCGGTGTGGGCCGGGGTCGGCTCGGAGGACCCGATCATGCCGCCCGCACAGCGGGACGCGTTCGCCGCCGAGATGCAGGCCGCGGGCGTCGACTGGCGCCTCGTGGTCTACGGCGGCGCGCTGCACGCCTTCCACCACCCGCGGATCGACCATGAGCAGACCGTCCTCCCCGGCATCGGCCCCCACCCGCTGCACGCGCAACGAGCCTGGCAGGACATCGTCGGCCTGCTCGCGGAGTGCGTGCCCGTGACGTGA
- a CDS encoding AfsR/SARP family transcriptional regulator encodes MLAALVLRTEALVTHQQLLDDVWGLEPPGTGRRVLPSYVYPLRKALDAPGAGPADSVIRGERGGYRFVPGEVRTDIRELARRSAVARGARAAGDLTAALDSCTRALDLFRGEPLAGLPGPLAEAERRRLVRQRRTLHQERAECLLLLGRYAEALDGLLAAPAAQPHDEPLAALRMRALYGSGRQAEALAVFQETRDRLRDELGVEPGEELCRVHQGVLRRDDLLLLGRTSPRATGPAAAQVPPGAAAAPAPAPTPVPPPESSPPAPAASSAPRATGPVAAQVPPGAAAAPAPAPTPVPPPESAPPASPTPPSRPRRNELPGDTACLIGRERELALLTAPAAPGSVSVAAVDGTAGVGKTALLVRAAWTLHDQYPDGCLFVDLHTHGAPHESLRPQRALHRLLRAVNGVGDELPDELHDLVTAWRAATSSLRLLLVVDDALSAEQVRPLLPAGPGSRVLVAGRQRLPGLDADRRLTVEPLDTGEAVTLLARLLGEPRAEQEPEAAQELARRCGGLPLALRIAGARLQNRPSWTLAHLVGRMSDDERRLGELRAEDRSVEAAFRMSYDLLAPELRRGFRALGQSPTAEFDGLTPAVMLGRSFQDTEDLLERLVDASLLQQPRPSRYRLHDLVRDHTRRLAAAVPEEAAADRAAVLHLYTAAGRIASDWGPEGFPTGPDVSRSPFSDWREADAWLEAAGAQLLDVVAFAAAAGQHDHACWIAESLVDPLVRQGRYHECRSALELALPGADLADDRRMPSSLRNCLAIADIYQGRFKQAHAWCTDALRLARHQGDLREQARATAGMGAAERALGRFPEAVAHLNEVIEMAARLDDDWLAGMSTCNLGALRDQQGRHEEALTYYATSLTFAEKIGRPRMISKTLCFTAEAYLALGRHTEVKDLARRAVELAQEVGDLQLRATSLSLLGAAEHGHGDLPLAITLQREALATLTEHTSRPLEMEVRRRLGRTYAAAGDPVEAERQFRLARSLEA; translated from the coding sequence GTGTTGGCCGCACTGGTCCTGCGTACCGAAGCACTGGTCACCCATCAGCAACTCCTCGACGACGTATGGGGACTCGAACCCCCGGGCACGGGCCGCCGGGTCCTGCCCAGCTACGTCTACCCCCTGCGCAAGGCGTTGGACGCGCCCGGCGCCGGCCCCGCCGACTCCGTGATCCGCGGTGAGCGCGGCGGCTACCGCTTCGTACCGGGCGAAGTCCGAACGGATATCCGGGAGTTGGCCCGGCGGTCCGCCGTGGCGCGCGGCGCGAGAGCCGCGGGCGACCTCACCGCCGCGCTCGACAGCTGTACGCGGGCACTGGACCTGTTCCGCGGGGAGCCCCTAGCAGGGCTGCCAGGACCACTCGCCGAGGCCGAGCGCCGACGTCTCGTCCGGCAGCGGCGCACCCTCCACCAGGAGCGGGCTGAGTGCCTGCTGCTCCTGGGGCGGTACGCGGAGGCTCTGGACGGGCTGCTGGCCGCGCCCGCGGCGCAGCCGCACGACGAACCACTCGCCGCCCTGCGGATGCGCGCGCTGTACGGCAGCGGCCGACAGGCCGAAGCGCTCGCCGTCTTCCAGGAGACCCGGGACCGGCTCCGTGACGAACTGGGAGTGGAGCCCGGCGAGGAGCTGTGCCGGGTGCACCAGGGTGTGCTGCGCCGGGACGATCTGCTGCTGCTCGGCCGGACCTCGCCCCGCGCCACGGGCCCCGCGGCCGCGCAGGTGCCGCCCGGAGCGGCAGCCGCACCGGCACCGGCGCCCACGCCAGTACCCCCACCCGAGAGTTCCCCGCCCGCACCGGCCGCCTCGTCCGCACCCCGCGCCACGGGCCCGGTGGCCGCGCAGGTGCCGCCCGGAGCGGCAGCCGCACCGGCACCGGCGCCCACGCCAGTACCGCCCCCCGAGAGTGCCCCGCCCGCATCCCCCACACCCCCCTCCCGCCCCCGCCGCAACGAACTCCCCGGCGACACCGCCTGCCTCATCGGCCGGGAGCGGGAGCTCGCCCTGCTCACCGCGCCGGCGGCCCCCGGCTCCGTCTCCGTGGCCGCCGTCGACGGCACGGCAGGCGTCGGCAAGACCGCGCTGCTGGTCCGCGCCGCCTGGACGCTCCACGACCAGTACCCGGACGGCTGCCTCTTCGTGGACCTGCACACGCACGGCGCCCCCCACGAGAGCCTGCGCCCGCAGCGCGCGCTGCACCGGCTGCTTCGTGCCGTCAACGGCGTCGGCGACGAACTCCCCGATGAGCTGCACGACTTGGTGACCGCCTGGCGCGCCGCCACCAGTTCCCTGCGGCTGCTGCTGGTCGTGGACGACGCCCTCAGCGCGGAGCAGGTGCGCCCCTTGCTGCCCGCCGGCCCGGGCAGCCGGGTCCTTGTGGCCGGGCGCCAGCGCCTGCCCGGTCTCGACGCCGACCGGCGGCTCACCGTGGAGCCGCTGGACACGGGCGAGGCGGTCACCCTGCTCGCGCGCCTCCTCGGCGAGCCGCGCGCCGAACAGGAACCGGAGGCCGCGCAGGAACTCGCCCGCCGCTGCGGCGGCCTCCCGCTGGCGCTGCGCATCGCCGGGGCCCGGTTGCAGAACCGCCCGTCCTGGACGCTGGCCCACCTGGTCGGCCGGATGTCGGACGACGAGCGCCGCCTGGGCGAGCTGCGGGCCGAGGACCGCAGCGTGGAAGCCGCCTTCCGGATGTCCTACGACCTGCTCGCCCCCGAACTGCGGCGCGGCTTCCGGGCGTTGGGGCAGTCGCCGACCGCCGAGTTCGACGGGCTCACCCCCGCCGTCATGCTGGGCCGCTCGTTCCAGGACACCGAGGATCTTCTGGAACGCCTGGTCGACGCGAGCCTGTTGCAGCAGCCCCGGCCCAGCCGCTACCGGCTGCACGATCTCGTACGCGACCACACGCGCCGCCTCGCCGCCGCCGTGCCCGAGGAGGCCGCTGCGGACCGCGCCGCCGTGCTGCACCTCTATACGGCCGCGGGTCGTATCGCCAGCGACTGGGGCCCCGAGGGCTTCCCGACCGGCCCCGACGTCTCCCGCTCCCCCTTCTCGGACTGGCGGGAAGCCGACGCGTGGCTGGAGGCCGCGGGCGCCCAACTGCTCGACGTGGTCGCTTTCGCGGCCGCCGCCGGGCAGCACGACCATGCCTGCTGGATCGCCGAGTCCCTGGTCGACCCGCTGGTCCGCCAGGGCCGCTACCACGAGTGCCGCTCCGCCCTGGAGCTCGCGCTGCCCGGCGCCGACCTGGCCGACGACCGGCGGATGCCCTCCTCCCTGCGCAACTGCCTGGCCATCGCGGACATCTACCAGGGACGCTTCAAGCAGGCGCACGCCTGGTGCACCGACGCGCTGCGCCTCGCCCGCCACCAGGGCGACCTGCGTGAACAGGCCCGGGCGACCGCCGGCATGGGCGCCGCGGAGCGCGCGCTGGGCCGCTTCCCGGAAGCGGTCGCCCATCTGAACGAGGTCATCGAAATGGCGGCCCGGCTCGACGACGACTGGCTGGCCGGGATGTCGACCTGCAATCTCGGCGCCCTCCGCGACCAGCAGGGCCGGCACGAGGAGGCCCTCACGTACTACGCCACCTCCCTCACCTTCGCCGAGAAGATCGGCCGCCCCAGAATGATCAGCAAGACCCTGTGCTTCACCGCCGAGGCCTACCTGGCACTCGGCCGGCACACCGAGGTCAAGGACCTGGCCCGGCGGGCGGTGGAACTGGCCCAGGAGGTCGGCGACCTGCAACTGCGCGCGACGAGCCTGTCCCTGCTCGGCGCCGCGGAACACGGCCACGGGGACCTGCCGCTCGCCATCACCCTCCAACGGGAGGCCCTTGCCACGCTCACCGAGCACACCAGCAGGCCCCTGGAGATGGAGGTCCGGCGCCGCCTCGGACGCACGTACGCGGCAGCGGGCGACCCGGTGGAGGCCGAGCGGCAGTTCCGCCTCGCGCGCTCACTGGAAGCCTGA
- a CDS encoding protein kinase domain-containing protein: MQPTQTAVQPPHTTLPRPPSQAPGQQSPARIGPYEVFQLLGEGGMGRVFLARSPGSRLVALKVIRPEYAEAPNFRGRFRREAESARRVSGFFTPPVLDADADAPQPWLATAYVPAPSLHDVVRGFGVLPETGLRALGTGLAEALLAIHDAGIVHRDLKPGNVLIAEDGPRVIDFGISSAVDATQVTRTGAVVGTPGFMAPEQIMSSREAGPAADIFSLGCVLAFAATGQGPFGSGGTAEILYRAVHHPPQLDGVPTALRPLISACLDKDPARRPSAASVLAGLGSADPAALLTDGLREDLARREAHAAVLVSAPPVPMVSLAPSADPSATGAPSGPSRRRFLWIAAAGTTVAAGGGAAALAGWRSERDKTPARGGGGAAGTTGRPEPEVPAGPKPQWSVPLKKLEGARLQLLGDTLVHWEQRRAIAYDPATGKQRWTGSLRLPSDVSSDPKWLGVRGSTLFAAAWSGEQGYLSGVDAAGKQKFTHAVTKTRAGASSADFVDDILSADGSVAVVGTSGHKGYGVLAVDLGSGEVLWSRPINGSDFQAYAAGGLCFLQDNGTLRGLGLRSGAERWKVRDVVKPGAYPHLATDGKTLLVTSTKAQAFRATDGKKLWTAVNETTTISAARVRGERAYLYDGPGTAFALDMRGGKQVWHTASPVRLTTPGGAKSEGPTVSSSVVAIATWATGDTPGFVVLRASDGKPLWAHQPTRKTGGKSDWLLQISGSTLFAASETTLHAFRSDKP, from the coding sequence GTGCAGCCGACGCAAACCGCTGTGCAGCCCCCGCACACCACGCTGCCGCGGCCGCCGAGCCAGGCCCCCGGGCAGCAGAGTCCCGCCCGCATCGGCCCCTACGAGGTCTTCCAGCTCCTCGGCGAGGGCGGCATGGGCAGGGTCTTCCTCGCCAGGTCGCCGGGGTCGCGGCTGGTCGCCCTGAAGGTGATCCGGCCCGAGTACGCCGAGGCGCCGAACTTCCGCGGGCGGTTCCGGCGCGAGGCCGAGTCCGCGCGCCGCGTCAGCGGCTTCTTCACCCCGCCGGTGCTCGACGCGGACGCGGACGCCCCGCAGCCCTGGCTGGCCACGGCCTACGTCCCCGCGCCCTCGCTGCACGACGTCGTACGCGGCTTCGGCGTGCTGCCCGAGACCGGCCTGCGGGCCCTCGGCACCGGCCTCGCGGAGGCGCTGCTGGCCATCCACGACGCCGGCATCGTCCACCGCGACCTCAAGCCCGGCAACGTACTCATCGCCGAGGACGGGCCCCGCGTCATCGACTTCGGCATCAGCAGTGCGGTGGACGCCACCCAGGTGACCCGGACGGGCGCCGTGGTGGGAACACCCGGGTTCATGGCGCCCGAGCAGATCATGTCGAGCCGCGAGGCCGGACCCGCGGCCGACATCTTCTCCCTGGGCTGCGTCCTGGCCTTCGCGGCCACCGGGCAGGGCCCCTTCGGTTCCGGCGGGACGGCCGAGATCCTCTACCGGGCCGTCCACCACCCGCCCCAACTGGACGGCGTGCCCACGGCGTTGCGGCCGCTGATCAGCGCTTGCCTGGACAAGGACCCCGCCCGCAGGCCGTCCGCCGCGTCGGTCCTGGCCGGGCTGGGGAGCGCCGACCCGGCCGCGCTGCTCACGGACGGCCTGCGCGAGGACCTGGCGCGACGGGAGGCGCACGCCGCCGTCCTGGTGTCCGCGCCGCCCGTACCCATGGTGTCCCTCGCACCGTCCGCCGACCCGTCCGCCACCGGCGCCCCGAGCGGCCCGAGCCGGCGCAGGTTCCTGTGGATCGCCGCGGCCGGTACGACCGTCGCGGCGGGCGGCGGGGCCGCGGCGCTGGCCGGGTGGCGGTCGGAGCGCGACAAGACCCCCGCCCGGGGAGGCGGCGGCGCCGCGGGCACCACCGGCCGGCCCGAGCCCGAGGTCCCCGCCGGCCCGAAGCCGCAGTGGTCGGTGCCGTTGAAGAAGCTGGAGGGCGCCCGACTCCAGCTGCTCGGCGACACGTTGGTGCACTGGGAACAGAGACGCGCGATCGCCTACGACCCCGCGACCGGCAAGCAGCGCTGGACGGGCTCGCTGCGCCTGCCCTCCGACGTATCGAGCGACCCGAAGTGGCTCGGCGTGCGCGGCTCGACGCTGTTCGCCGCGGCCTGGAGCGGCGAGCAAGGCTATCTGTCCGGCGTCGACGCGGCGGGCAAGCAGAAGTTCACCCACGCGGTCACCAAGACGCGGGCCGGCGCCTCGTCCGCCGACTTCGTCGACGACATCCTGTCCGCCGACGGGTCGGTCGCGGTCGTCGGCACCAGCGGCCACAAGGGTTACGGGGTGCTCGCGGTCGACCTCGGCTCGGGCGAGGTGCTGTGGTCGCGCCCGATCAACGGCAGCGACTTCCAGGCGTACGCCGCCGGGGGCCTCTGCTTCCTCCAGGACAACGGCACCCTCCGCGGCCTCGGCCTGCGTTCGGGCGCCGAGCGCTGGAAGGTCCGGGACGTCGTCAAGCCGGGCGCCTATCCGCACCTGGCCACCGACGGCAAGACCCTGCTCGTCACCAGTACGAAGGCGCAGGCCTTCCGCGCCACCGACGGCAAGAAGCTGTGGACCGCCGTCAACGAGACGACCACCATCAGCGCGGCCAGGGTGCGCGGCGAGCGGGCCTACCTCTACGACGGTCCGGGCACCGCGTTCGCCCTGGACATGCGCGGCGGTAAGCAGGTGTGGCACACCGCGAGCCCGGTGCGCCTGACGACCCCGGGCGGCGCGAAGTCCGAGGGACCCACCGTCTCCTCGTCCGTGGTGGCCATCGCCACCTGGGCCACCGGTGACACCCCGGGGTTCGTCGTCCTGCGCGCCTCCGACGGCAAGCCGCTCTGGGCGCACCAGCCCACGCGGAAGACCGGCGGCAAGAGCGACTGGCTGCTTCAGATCTCCGGCAGCACCCTCTTCGCCGCATCCGAGACCACCCTCCACGCCTTCCGGAGCGACAAGCCGTGA